A genomic segment from bacterium encodes:
- a CDS encoding dihydroorotase family protein — MLDLTIRGTVLVTPRGRFAADLHIKDGKIVALGALDAPGARVVDAGGLLALPGVVDSHVHFMDPGDVTREDFVTGSAAAAAGGVTTVIEHTHGAPVRDAGELRRKVDHLRQRSLVDFALGAHVWPDRLPALPDLWAAGAAYLKVFTCETHGVPALLAGDLLRCFQDGARWGGTFLVHCEDDAITREREAALRRAGRTDHGVVPEWRCREAEAVAACEVALLARLTGARVVVAHTSHAPVVDLIARERAVGARLWVESCPQYFYLFEDEVREHGPFRKFTPPARLRDGADADQMWRRLASGAITHLSTDHAPSTRAQKLEGDIWTCHFGLPGVETTLTMLLHAVSEGKITLERLVDVLCAQPARLYGLYPRKGTLEPGADADVTLVDPARRRTLADGQVISKAGWTPYAGTEVVGAPVMTFVRGRLVARDGCPEGEAGWGRWLAGPGAGA; from the coding sequence GTGCTTGACCTGACGATCCGCGGGACGGTGCTCGTGACGCCCCGGGGCCGGTTTGCCGCGGACCTGCACATTAAGGACGGGAAGATCGTCGCGCTCGGAGCGCTCGACGCGCCGGGCGCACGCGTCGTCGACGCGGGCGGGTTGCTCGCGCTGCCGGGGGTCGTCGATAGCCACGTGCACTTCATGGACCCGGGCGACGTGACGCGGGAGGACTTCGTGACGGGCAGCGCAGCCGCCGCTGCCGGCGGGGTCACGACGGTCATCGAGCACACCCACGGGGCGCCGGTGCGCGACGCCGGCGAGCTCCGGCGCAAGGTCGATCACCTCCGGCAGCGCTCCCTGGTGGACTTTGCGCTCGGCGCGCACGTGTGGCCGGACCGCTTGCCGGCGCTCCCGGACCTCTGGGCGGCGGGCGCCGCGTACCTGAAGGTGTTCACGTGCGAGACCCACGGCGTCCCGGCCCTGCTCGCGGGCGATCTGCTGCGCTGTTTTCAGGACGGCGCGCGGTGGGGAGGAACGTTCCTGGTGCACTGCGAGGACGACGCGATCACGCGCGAGCGCGAGGCGGCGCTGCGACGCGCCGGGCGCACCGACCACGGCGTCGTGCCCGAGTGGCGGTGTCGGGAGGCCGAGGCCGTCGCCGCGTGCGAGGTTGCGCTTCTTGCCCGGCTGACGGGCGCCCGCGTGGTCGTCGCGCACACCAGCCACGCCCCGGTCGTCGATCTGATCGCGCGCGAGCGCGCCGTGGGAGCGCGCCTGTGGGTAGAGAGCTGCCCGCAGTATTTCTACCTGTTCGAAGACGAGGTACGCGAGCACGGCCCGTTCCGGAAGTTCACGCCTCCGGCCCGCCTGCGTGACGGCGCCGACGCCGACCAGATGTGGCGGCGGCTCGCATCCGGCGCGATTACCCACCTCAGCACCGATCACGCGCCGTCGACCCGCGCGCAGAAGCTCGAGGGCGACATCTGGACATGTCACTTCGGACTGCCCGGTGTGGAGACGACCCTAACGATGCTGTTGCACGCCGTCTCCGAGGGCAAGATCACACTGGAGCGGCTGGTGGACGTTCTCTGCGCGCAACCGGCTCGGCTGTACGGTCTCTACCCCCGCAAGGGCACGCTCGAGCCCGGCGCCGACGCCGACGTGACGTTGGTGGATCCGGCGCGGCGGCGGACGCTCGCGGACGGTCAAGTGATCAGCAAAGCGGGGTGGACGCCGTACGCCGGGACCGAGGTGGTCGGCGCGCCCGTCATGACCTTCGTCCGCGGCCGCCTCGTTGCCAGGGATGGCTGCCCCGAGGGCGAAGCGGGATGGGGGCGCTGGCTGGCCGGGCCGGGTGCCGGCGCCTGA
- a CDS encoding YSC84-related protein: MTHARKVGRYVAAAVCAVLLGSLALPSPSEAKTAAEIDASVDAALARFEKQVKGAHQFLRNAKGVLVFANVIQAGIGVGGQYGEGALRIGGRTTAYYSIASASVGFQLGAQTKDIILVFLDSAALRNFQTKEGWQVGVDGSVVLVNVGAAADINTMKLNQPIVGFVVGQKGLMYNLSLQGSKITKLHK; this comes from the coding sequence GTGACGCACGCACGGAAGGTCGGCAGGTATGTGGCCGCGGCGGTCTGCGCCGTATTGCTCGGGAGCCTGGCGCTCCCTAGCCCGTCCGAGGCCAAGACGGCGGCGGAGATCGACGCGAGCGTGGATGCGGCGCTCGCGCGCTTCGAAAAGCAGGTGAAGGGAGCCCACCAGTTTCTCCGCAACGCCAAGGGCGTCCTCGTCTTCGCGAACGTGATCCAGGCAGGCATCGGGGTCGGCGGGCAGTACGGCGAAGGTGCCCTGCGGATCGGCGGCAGGACCACCGCGTACTACAGCATCGCATCCGCGTCCGTGGGGTTCCAGCTCGGCGCGCAGACGAAGGATATCATCCTGGTGTTCTTGGACAGCGCGGCCCTCAGAAACTTCCAGACCAAAGAGGGCTGGCAGGTGGGCGTGGACGGGTCGGTCGTGCTGGTGAACGTGGGAGCCGCCGCCGACATCAACACGATGAAGCTCAATCAGCCGATCGTGGGGTTCGTCGTCGGCCAGAAGGGTTTGATGTACAACCTCTCGCTCCAAGGTTCGAAGATCACGAAGCTGCACAAGTAG